From Camelina sativa cultivar DH55 chromosome 20, Cs, whole genome shotgun sequence, the proteins below share one genomic window:
- the LOC104770570 gene encoding NAC domain-containing protein 90-like, with translation MCSLYHTEMADEVTTGFRFYPTEEELVAFYLRNQLEGRSDVSVHRVIPVLDVFEVEPSHLPNMSGERCRGDVEQWFFFVPRQEREARGGRPSRTTGSGYWKATGSPGPVFSKDNRMIGVKKTMVFYTGKAPTGRKTKWKMNEYKAVDETVNASTAPQVRHEFSLCRVYVTTGSSRAFDRRPPVGVLPPERMLTSEVAVAGTSSFRVESSPETSISGGEQHVDLSMNVDLVEGLTEPIWEWEQLSWP, from the exons ATGTGTTCGCTATATCATACAGAAATGGCAGACGAGGTTACAACTGGGTTTCGCTTCTATCCCACGGAAGAAGAACTGGTTGCGTTCTACCTACGGAACCAGCTCGAAGGAAGGAGTGATGTATCAGTACACCGAGTCATTCCCGTTCTTGATGTCTTTGAGGTCGAGCCTAGTCATCTTCCAA ATATGTCGGGAGAGAGATGTCGAGGAGACGTTGAGCAATGGTTCTTCTTCGTGCCAAGACAAGAACGCGAAGCTAGAGGAGGTAGACCGAGTAGAACCACTGGTTCAGGATACTGGAAAGCAACTGGATCACCTGGTCCAGTCTTTTCCAAAGACAACCGAATGATTGGAGTCAAGAAAACTATGGTTTTCTACACTGGAAAAGCACCAAccggaagaaaaacaaaatggaagATGAACGAGTACAAAGCCGTTGACGAAACAGTCAACGCTTCCACAGCTCCTCAG GTGAGACACGAGTTCAGTTTATGTCGTGTCTACGTAACAACAGGAAGCTCGAGAGCTTTTGATAGACGTCCTCCTGTGGGAGTTTTGCCGCCAGAGAGAATGCTTACAAGTGAGGTTGCAGTAGCTGGGACATCATCGTTTCGTGTCGAAAGCTCGCCGGAAACTTCGATTTCAGGTGGAGAACAACATGTTGATCTCTCTATGAATGTAGATTTGGTTGAAGGATTAACGGAACCAATTTGGGAATGGGAACAGCTGAGTTGGCCTTGA
- the LOC104770568 gene encoding vesicle-associated membrane protein 714 gives MAIVYAAVARGTVVLAEFSAVTGNTGAVVRRILEKLSPEIADERLCFSQDRYIFHILRSDGLTFLCMANDTFGRRIPFSYLEDIHMRFMKNYRKVAHQAPAYAMNDEFSRVLHQQMEFFSSNPSVDTLNRVRGEVSEIRSVMVENIEKIMERGDRIELLVDKTATMQDSAFHFRKQSKRLRRALWMKNAKLLVLLTCLIVLVLYIIIASFCGGITLPSCRS, from the exons ATGGCGATTGTATACGCGGCTGTGGCGAGAGGTACGGTGGTATTAGCGGAATTCAGCGCCGTTACGGGAAACACAGGCGCCGTGGTGCGACGGATCCTCGAGAAGCTGTCGCCGGAGATCGCCGATGAAAGACTTTGTTTCTCACAAGACCGTTACATCTTCCATATTCTTAGATCCGATGGTCTTACCTTTCTCTGTATGGCCAATGATACCTTCGGAA GGAGGATTCCGTTTTCGTATTTGGAAGATATTCATATGAGGTTTATGAAAAACTATAGAAAAGTGGCGCATCAGGCTCCAGCTTATGCAATGAATGATGAATTCTCAAGGGTTTTGCATCAGCAGATGGAGTTCTTCTCTAGTAATCCTAGTGTTGATACTCTCAATCGTGTTAGAGGAGAAGTCAGTGAG ATTCGATCAGTCATGGTTGAGAACATTGAGAAAATAATGGAGAGAGGTGATAGGATTGAGCTTCTTGTTGATAAAACAGCAACAATGCAAGATAGTGCATTTCACTTCAGGAAACAATCTAAGCGCCTCCGTCGAGCTCTTTGGATGAAAAACGCTAAGCTCTT GGTACTGCTGACGTGCTTAATAGTTCTTGTGTTGTACATAATAATCGCATCTTTCTGTGGAGGCATTACTTTACCGTCGTGCAGATCTTAA
- the LOC104770569 gene encoding GPN-loop GTPase 2 homolog produces MVFGQVVIGPPGSGKTTYCNGMSQFLPLIGRKVAIVNLDPANDALPYECAVNIEDLIKLEDVMLEHSLGPNGGLVYCMEYLEKNIDWLESKLKPLLKDHYILFDFPGQVELFFIHNSTKNVLTKLIKSLNLRLTAVQLIDAHLCSDPGNYVSALLLSLSTMLHMELPHVNVLSKIDLIGSYGKLAFNLDFYTDVQDLSYLEHHLGQDPRSAKYRKLTKELCSVIEDFSLVNFTTLDIQDKESVGNLVKLIDKSNGYIFSGIDASVVEYSKIAVGQTDWDYNRVAAVQEKYMNDEETQD; encoded by the exons ATGGTGTTTGGACAAGTAGTGATAGGTCCTCCTGGATCAGGCAAGACCACTTACTGCAATGGCATGTCTCAGTTCCTCCCTCTTATCGGCAg GAAGGTTGCTATTGTTAATTTGGATCCTGCGAACGATGCATTACC TTATGAGTGTGCTGTGAATATCGAAGACCTGATTAAGTTAGAAGATGTTATGCTGGAACACTCGCTTGGTCCTAATGGAG GTCTTGTATATTGTATGGAGTACTTGGAGAAAAACATTGACTGGCTGGAATCGAAATTAAAGCCTCTTCTCAAGG ACCATTACATTCTCTTTGATTTTCCTGGCCAAGTGGAGTTATTCTTCATTCATAACAGTACCAAGAATGTTCTCACGAAGCTGATAAAATCATTAAACCTTAGA TTAACTGCTGTGCAACTAATTGATGCCCATCTATGTAGTGATCCCGGGAACTATGTAAGCGCATTGCTTCTCTCCTTATCCACAATGCTTCATATGGAACTCCCACATGTCAATGTCTTGTCTAAAATCGATCTGATTGGCAGCTACGGGAAGCtag cttttaatttagatttctaTACCGATGTTCAAGACTTATCATACTTGGAGCACCATCTTGGTCAAGATCCTCGCTCTGCTAAGTACAG AAAGCTAACAAAAGAGCTGTGTAGCGTCATTGAAGATTTCAGTCTTGTAAATTTTACAACCTTGGATATTCAG gatAAGGAAAGTGTTGGGAATCTGGTAAAGCTCATTGACAAGAGCAATGGATATATATTTTCCGGGATTGATGCAAGTGTGGTTGAATACAGCAAGATTGCAGTTGGTCAAACTGATTGGGATTATAACAG AGTTGCGGCTGTGCAAGAGAAATACATGAACGACGAGGAAACACAAGACTGA